A genomic window from Micromonospora ferruginea includes:
- the zwf gene encoding glucose-6-phosphate dehydrogenase: MNPLRDPQDRRLPRIPEPCALVIFGVTGDLARKKLLPAVYDLANRGLLPPGFVVLGFARRDWGDGDFESLAHDAAKKHARTPWREEVWARLVGNIKFVGGSFDDDAAFDHLATTLDDLRDTHGIAGNAAFYFSIPPAAFPVVLKQLARTGMADNDKSGGWRRVVVEKPFGNDLPSAKALNDLVDDVFTRQDVFRIDHYLGKETVQNILALRFANNLFEPLWNSKYVDSVQITMAEDVGIGTRAAFYDSVGTARDVLQNHLLQLLALVAMEEPTSFDADEIRAEKLKVLKAIAVPRDVSRDTVRGQYLPGWVGGERAKGYLEEEDVPADSTTETYVAVKLAIQNRRWAGVPFYIRAGKRLPRRVTEVAIMFKKAPHLPFNPADMESLGSNQLVIRVQPDEGVVLKFGSKVPGTTMEVRDIAMDFQYGEAFTESSPEAYERLVLDVLIGDRTLFPDAAEVEQSWQVVDPLEHAWEGTKPEPYRAGEWGPRAADEMLAHEGRAWRRA; the protein is encoded by the coding sequence GTGAACCCGCTGCGCGACCCGCAGGACCGGCGGCTGCCGCGGATCCCCGAACCGTGCGCCTTGGTGATCTTCGGCGTCACCGGGGACCTGGCCCGCAAGAAGTTGCTGCCGGCGGTCTACGACCTGGCCAACCGGGGGCTCCTGCCGCCCGGCTTCGTGGTCCTCGGCTTCGCCCGCCGCGACTGGGGCGACGGTGACTTCGAGTCGCTGGCCCACGACGCGGCCAAGAAGCACGCCCGCACCCCGTGGCGGGAGGAGGTCTGGGCCCGGCTCGTCGGCAACATCAAGTTCGTCGGCGGCTCGTTCGACGACGACGCCGCCTTCGACCATCTCGCCACCACGCTCGACGACCTGCGCGACACGCACGGCATCGCCGGCAACGCCGCGTTCTACTTCTCCATCCCCCCGGCGGCGTTCCCGGTGGTGCTCAAGCAGCTCGCCCGCACCGGCATGGCGGACAACGACAAGTCCGGCGGCTGGCGGCGGGTGGTGGTGGAGAAGCCGTTCGGCAACGACCTGCCCTCGGCCAAGGCGCTCAACGACCTGGTCGACGACGTCTTCACCCGGCAGGACGTCTTCCGGATCGACCACTACCTGGGCAAGGAGACGGTCCAGAACATCCTGGCGCTGCGGTTCGCCAACAACCTGTTCGAGCCGCTGTGGAACTCCAAGTACGTCGACTCGGTCCAGATCACCATGGCCGAGGACGTCGGCATCGGCACCCGGGCCGCCTTCTACGACTCGGTCGGCACCGCCCGCGACGTGCTGCAGAACCACCTGCTCCAGTTGCTCGCCCTGGTGGCGATGGAGGAGCCGACCAGCTTCGACGCCGACGAGATCCGGGCCGAGAAGCTCAAGGTGCTCAAGGCGATCGCGGTGCCCCGCGACGTCTCCCGGGACACCGTGCGCGGCCAGTACCTGCCCGGCTGGGTGGGCGGCGAGCGCGCCAAGGGCTACCTGGAGGAGGAGGACGTCCCGGCGGACTCCACCACCGAGACGTACGTGGCGGTGAAGCTGGCCATCCAGAACCGCCGCTGGGCCGGGGTGCCGTTCTACATCCGGGCCGGCAAGCGGCTGCCCCGGCGGGTCACCGAGGTGGCCATCATGTTCAAGAAGGCGCCGCACCTGCCGTTCAACCCGGCCGACATGGAGTCGCTCGGCTCCAACCAGCTCGTCATCCGGGTCCAGCCGGACGAGGGCGTGGTGCTGAAGTTCGGCTCCAAGGTGCCGGGTACCACCATGGAGGTCCGCGACATCGCGATGGACTTCCAGTACGGCGAGGCGTTCACCGAGTCCAGCCCGGAGGCGTACGAGCGGCTGGTGCTTGACGTGCTCATCGGCGACCGGACGCTGTTCCCGGACGCCGCCGAGGTGGAGCAGAGCTGGCAGGTGGTCGACCCGCTGGAGCACGCCTGGGAGGGCACGAAGCCGGAGCCGTACCGGGCCGGCGAGTGGGGCCCCCGCGCCGCCGACGAGATGCTGGCCCACGAGGGCCGGGCTTGGAGAAGAGCATGA
- a CDS encoding glucose-6-phosphate isomerase, translating into MSDLLAGPADVAAGLAVHGAGAVDVSARAALVASHVPARLAAQDPTLWGPAAEATARDRLGWVDTHCRSRDLLPQLAELTAELGDLDHVVLAGDGDVTLAARVIAECLGRPLTVLDTADPGPARAALADRPARTVLVLAGRAGPDPTTDAHLRVWREAWHDAGPEADRHVVVVTPPGSALAALADELGAVLIPADEEVAGPWSALSAYGLVPAALAGAPVTELLDEAAALAGALERDRDNPALALGAALGAAAAGGRNTVALAPDGTGLDGLRHWVGALLTAAGGGRVLPIAAESPDAPGATGPDVLTVGIGGALGPGMAPGVAADVAVNGPLGAQFLTWAHAAAIAAVPLGVDPFAEPAARTDDDTPGGSPSSVDGAVEVYAPAGAPTDLAGALRWIIDGLAPDEHLAVTAHLDPRADAAVAGLRPLLARTTGRPVTFGWGPRHPSHSDGCARHLQITGAVTDDLPVPGRPYTFAELQAAQAASDRRALAGRERPVLRLHLTERAAGAAQLLDTAGRTPT; encoded by the coding sequence ATGAGCGACCTGCTGGCCGGGCCGGCGGACGTCGCCGCCGGCCTGGCCGTGCACGGCGCGGGCGCGGTGGACGTGTCCGCGCGCGCCGCGCTGGTCGCCTCGCACGTCCCCGCGCGGCTGGCCGCCCAGGACCCGACCCTCTGGGGGCCGGCGGCCGAGGCGACCGCCCGCGACCGGCTGGGCTGGGTGGACACCCACTGCCGCAGCCGGGACCTGCTCCCCCAGCTCGCCGAGCTGACCGCCGAACTGGGCGACCTGGACCACGTGGTGCTCGCCGGCGACGGCGACGTCACGCTGGCCGCCCGGGTGATCGCCGAATGCCTGGGCCGGCCGCTGACCGTGCTCGACACCGCCGATCCCGGCCCGGCCCGCGCGGCCCTGGCGGACCGTCCGGCGCGCACGGTGCTGGTGCTCGCCGGGCGAGCCGGCCCCGACCCGACCACCGACGCGCACCTGCGGGTCTGGCGGGAGGCCTGGCACGACGCCGGGCCGGAGGCGGACCGGCACGTCGTGGTGGTCACCCCGCCCGGCTCGGCGCTGGCGGCGCTCGCCGACGAGCTGGGCGCGGTGCTGATCCCGGCCGATGAGGAGGTGGCCGGGCCCTGGTCCGCGCTCTCCGCGTACGGCCTGGTGCCGGCGGCGCTCGCCGGCGCACCGGTCACCGAACTGCTGGACGAGGCCGCGGCACTCGCCGGCGCGCTGGAGCGGGACCGGGACAATCCGGCTCTCGCGCTCGGCGCGGCCCTGGGCGCGGCGGCTGCCGGCGGGCGGAACACCGTCGCGTTGGCGCCCGACGGCACCGGCCTCGACGGGCTGCGGCACTGGGTCGGCGCGCTGCTCACCGCCGCCGGCGGCGGGCGGGTGCTGCCGATCGCGGCGGAGTCCCCCGACGCGCCCGGCGCCACCGGCCCGGACGTGCTGACGGTCGGGATCGGCGGCGCGCTCGGCCCGGGGATGGCGCCCGGCGTGGCCGCCGACGTGGCGGTCAACGGCCCGCTCGGCGCGCAGTTCCTCACCTGGGCACACGCCGCCGCGATCGCCGCGGTGCCGCTGGGGGTGGACCCGTTCGCGGAGCCGGCGGCCCGCACCGACGACGACACCCCGGGCGGGTCGCCCTCGTCGGTCGACGGCGCGGTCGAGGTGTACGCCCCGGCCGGCGCCCCGACCGACCTGGCCGGCGCGCTGCGCTGGATCATCGACGGGCTGGCCCCGGACGAGCACCTCGCCGTGACCGCCCACCTCGACCCGCGGGCCGACGCGGCGGTGGCCGGGCTGCGCCCGCTGCTGGCCCGCACCACCGGGCGGCCGGTGACCTTCGGCTGGGGCCCCCGCCACCCGAGCCACTCCGACGGGTGCGCCCGGCACCTCCAGATCACCGGTGCGGTCACCGATGATCTGCCGGTGCCCGGCCGCCCGTACACCTTCGCGGAACTCCAGGCGGCCCAGGCCGCCAGCGACCGGCGGGCCCTGGCCGGCCGGGAGCGACCGGTGCTGCGACTGCACCTGACCGAGCGGGCGGCGGGCGCCGCCCAACTGCTGGATACGGCCGGACGGACACCTACGTGA
- the pgl gene encoding 6-phosphogluconolactonase: MTEASVAVHADPDLLAQAVAARLVVKLLDAQAERGQASVVLTGGRIAAAVHRAVGQLPARDAVDWSRVDVWWGDERFLPAGDPERNETQARAALLDAVPLDPARVHPMPASDGPAGDDPEAAAAAYARELAAAARPGTAALPHFDVLMLGVGEDGHVASVFPEHPVHHDSRPVSAVRGSPKPPPVRTTLTLPTINTAEEVWLVAAGADKARAVGMALAGAGPVQLPAAGVRGVSRTLWLLDRAAAANVPPRSRSLR, from the coding sequence ATGACTGAGGCGAGTGTCGCCGTACACGCCGACCCCGACCTGCTGGCGCAGGCGGTGGCGGCCCGGCTGGTGGTGAAGCTGCTCGACGCGCAGGCCGAACGCGGTCAGGCGTCGGTAGTGCTGACCGGTGGGCGGATCGCCGCGGCGGTCCACCGGGCGGTCGGCCAGTTGCCCGCCCGGGACGCAGTGGACTGGTCCCGGGTCGACGTCTGGTGGGGCGACGAGCGCTTCCTGCCGGCCGGCGACCCGGAGCGCAACGAGACCCAGGCCCGGGCGGCGCTGCTGGACGCGGTGCCGCTGGACCCGGCCCGGGTGCACCCGATGCCGGCCTCCGACGGCCCGGCCGGCGACGACCCGGAGGCGGCCGCCGCCGCGTACGCGCGGGAGCTGGCCGCCGCCGCCCGGCCGGGCACCGCGGCGCTGCCCCACTTCGACGTGCTGATGCTCGGCGTCGGTGAGGACGGGCACGTGGCGTCGGTGTTCCCGGAGCACCCGGTGCACCACGACAGCCGGCCGGTGAGCGCGGTGCGGGGCAGCCCGAAGCCGCCGCCGGTGCGCACCACGCTGACCCTGCCGACGATCAACACGGCCGAGGAGGTGTGGCTGGTCGCCGCCGGGGCGGACAAGGCCCGGGCGGTGGGCATGGCGCTGGCCGGCGCCGGGCCGGTGCAGCTTCCGGCGGCCGGGGTGCGGGGCGTGTCGCGCACCCTCTGGCTGCTGGACCGCGCCGCCGCGGCGAACGTCCCACCGCGCTCGCGCAGCCTGAGGTGA
- the tkt gene encoding transketolase, translated as MAAKRPELPALNWSDLDRRAVDTVRVLAMDAVEKSGNGHPGTAMSLAPAAYLLFNRVMRHNPTDPNWPGRDRFVLSAGHSSLTLYIQLFLSGYPLALDDLKALRQWGSLTPGHPEHGHTPGVETTTGPLGQGLGNAVGMAMAARRERGLFDPEPDRADSPFRHDIWCIASDGDIEEGITHEVSALAGHQQLGNLCVIYDDNEISIEDDTRIAKSEDVAARYEAYGWHVQTVDWRTGDADQGDYHEDVEALYQALLAARAETDRPSFVALRTIIGWPAPNKQNTGKIHGSALGADEVKATKEILGFDPQRTFEVDEEVLKHARQVVERGTEAQAEWNKGFDAWAQANPERKALWDRMATRTLPTGWTDALPTFPADAKGVATRAASGKVLEALAPVLPELWGGSADLAESNNTTMKGEPSFVPAGHATKDFPGDEYGRTLHFGIREHGMGSILNGIALHGGTRPYGGTFLVFSDYMRPSVRLAALMKLPVTYVWTHDSIGLGEDGPTHQPIEHLTALRAIPGLDVVRPADANETAWAWRQALEHTDRPTALALSRQALPTVDRAEFGSAEGTAKGGYVLAEASTGKPQVIIVGTGSEVQLCLTARERLEADGTPTRVVSMPCQEWFFAQDEAYRESVLPRGVKARVSVEAGIAMSWRAIVGDSGECVSIEHYGASAPYTVLFEQFGFTPDRIVAAAHAALTRVGDITGFTTGN; from the coding sequence GTGGCTGCGAAACGACCCGAGCTTCCCGCTCTCAACTGGTCCGACCTCGACCGCAGGGCCGTCGACACGGTCCGCGTGCTGGCCATGGACGCCGTGGAGAAATCCGGCAACGGCCACCCGGGCACGGCGATGAGCCTCGCCCCGGCGGCCTACCTCCTGTTCAACCGGGTCATGCGGCACAACCCGACCGACCCGAACTGGCCCGGCCGGGACCGGTTCGTGCTGTCCGCCGGGCACTCCAGCCTGACCCTCTACATCCAGCTCTTCCTCTCCGGCTACCCGCTGGCCCTGGACGACCTCAAGGCGCTGCGCCAGTGGGGCTCGCTCACCCCCGGCCACCCGGAACACGGCCACACCCCCGGCGTCGAGACCACCACCGGCCCGCTCGGCCAGGGCCTCGGCAACGCGGTCGGCATGGCCATGGCCGCCCGCCGCGAGCGCGGCCTGTTCGACCCCGAGCCGGACCGCGCCGACTCCCCGTTCCGGCACGACATCTGGTGCATCGCCTCCGACGGCGACATCGAGGAGGGCATCACCCACGAGGTGAGCGCGCTCGCCGGCCACCAACAGCTCGGCAACCTCTGCGTGATCTACGACGACAACGAGATCTCGATCGAGGACGACACCCGGATCGCCAAGAGCGAGGACGTGGCGGCCCGCTACGAGGCGTACGGCTGGCACGTGCAGACCGTCGACTGGCGCACCGGCGACGCCGACCAGGGCGACTACCACGAGGACGTGGAGGCGCTCTACCAGGCGCTGCTGGCCGCCCGGGCGGAGACCGACCGGCCGTCGTTCGTCGCGCTGCGCACCATCATCGGCTGGCCCGCGCCGAACAAGCAGAACACCGGCAAGATCCACGGCTCGGCGCTCGGCGCGGACGAGGTCAAGGCCACCAAGGAGATCCTCGGCTTCGACCCGCAGCGCACCTTCGAGGTCGACGAGGAGGTGCTCAAGCACGCCCGCCAGGTGGTCGAGCGCGGCACCGAGGCGCAGGCCGAGTGGAACAAGGGGTTCGACGCCTGGGCGCAGGCCAACCCGGAGCGCAAGGCGCTGTGGGACCGGATGGCCACGCGTACCCTGCCGACCGGCTGGACCGACGCGTTGCCGACCTTCCCGGCGGACGCCAAGGGCGTCGCCACCCGGGCCGCCTCCGGCAAGGTCCTGGAGGCGCTCGCCCCGGTGCTGCCCGAGCTGTGGGGCGGCTCGGCCGACCTGGCCGAGAGCAACAACACCACCATGAAGGGCGAGCCGTCCTTCGTCCCCGCCGGGCACGCCACCAAGGACTTCCCGGGCGACGAGTACGGCCGCACGCTGCACTTCGGCATCCGCGAGCACGGCATGGGCTCGATCCTCAACGGCATCGCCCTGCACGGCGGCACCCGCCCCTACGGCGGCACGTTCCTGGTGTTCAGCGACTACATGCGTCCGTCGGTGCGGCTCGCCGCGCTGATGAAGCTGCCGGTGACCTACGTCTGGACGCACGACTCGATCGGCCTCGGCGAGGACGGCCCCACCCACCAGCCGATCGAGCACCTGACCGCGCTGCGGGCCATCCCCGGCCTGGACGTGGTCCGCCCGGCCGACGCCAACGAGACCGCCTGGGCCTGGCGGCAGGCGCTGGAGCACACCGACCGGCCGACCGCGCTGGCGCTGAGCCGGCAGGCGCTGCCGACGGTCGACCGCGCCGAGTTCGGTTCCGCCGAGGGCACCGCCAAGGGCGGGTACGTGCTGGCCGAGGCGTCCACCGGCAAGCCGCAGGTGATCATCGTCGGCACCGGCTCCGAGGTGCAGCTCTGCCTCACCGCCCGGGAGCGGCTGGAGGCCGACGGCACCCCCACCCGGGTGGTGTCCATGCCGTGCCAGGAATGGTTCTTCGCGCAGGACGAGGCGTACCGGGAGTCGGTGCTGCCGCGCGGGGTAAAGGCACGGGTGAGCGTGGAGGCGGGCATCGCGATGTCCTGGCGGGCGATCGTCGGCGACAGCGGCGAGTGCGTGAGCATCGAGCACTACGGCGCGAGCGCGCCCTACACCGTGCTCTTCGAGCAGTTCGGGTTCACCCCCGACCGGATCGTGGCCGCCGCGCACGCGGCGCTGACCCGGGTGGGCGACATCACCGGTTTCACGACCGGCAACTGA
- the tpiA gene encoding triose-phosphate isomerase → MASTTRRPLMAGNWKMNLNHLEANLLVQKLAASLNEKQLTDVECVVLPPFTDLRTVQTAVDGDKLLIGYGAQDLSPFPSGAYTGDIAGPMLAKLGCGYVVVGHSERRQYHHEDDALVNAKVAAALANGLTPILCIGEGLEIREQLKQVPHCCDQLDGALKGLTAEQVTKVVVAYEPVWAIGTGKTATPEDAQEVCGEVRKRLVETFDETTAGQVRILYGGSVKASNVAAIMAQPDVDGALVGGASLDAEEFAQICRFPEHTAR, encoded by the coding sequence ATGGCGAGCACCACCCGCCGGCCGCTGATGGCCGGCAACTGGAAGATGAATTTGAACCACCTCGAGGCCAACCTGCTGGTGCAGAAGCTGGCGGCGAGCCTCAACGAGAAGCAGCTCACCGACGTCGAGTGCGTGGTGCTGCCGCCCTTCACCGACCTGCGGACGGTGCAGACCGCGGTGGACGGCGACAAGCTGCTGATCGGCTACGGCGCGCAGGACCTGTCGCCGTTCCCGTCCGGGGCCTACACCGGTGACATCGCCGGGCCGATGCTGGCGAAGCTGGGCTGCGGCTACGTGGTGGTCGGCCACTCCGAGCGCCGGCAGTACCACCACGAGGACGACGCGCTGGTCAACGCGAAGGTGGCGGCGGCGCTGGCGAACGGGCTCACCCCGATCCTCTGCATCGGTGAGGGCCTGGAGATCCGCGAGCAGCTCAAGCAGGTTCCGCACTGCTGCGACCAGCTCGACGGCGCGCTGAAGGGCCTCACCGCCGAGCAGGTCACCAAGGTCGTCGTGGCGTACGAGCCGGTCTGGGCGATCGGCACCGGCAAGACGGCGACCCCGGAGGACGCGCAGGAGGTCTGCGGCGAGGTGCGCAAGCGGCTCGTGGAGACCTTCGACGAGACCACCGCCGGGCAGGTCCGGATCCTCTACGGCGGGTCGGTCAAGGCGTCGAACGTCGCCGCGATCATGGCCCAGCCGGACGTGGACGGGGCGCTGGTCGGGGGCGCGAGCCTGGACGCGGAGGAGTTCGCGCAGATCTGTCGGTTCCCGGAGCACACGGCCCGCTGA
- a CDS encoding glucose-6-phosphate dehydrogenase assembly protein OpcA, protein MIGLWDTTGNEVVKALAAERRSAGGVASGMALTLIVVVDEKRVREAEAAATIAAAAHPCRLLVVVRSDIERDRNRLDAEIVVGGRLGPCEAVVTRMYGRLALHAESVVMPLLVPDVPVVTWWHGEPPAEIATDFLGVVADRRITDAAQAADPIAALRERACDYAPGDTDLAWTRITPWRTLVAGAFDTTQARVTEATVVAPRTDPTAALMCGWLSARLGIQPSWEHTDEFPRMREVQLRCANGDELTLTRDDSIAVFRRTGQEDRTLPLVRRPLGDELAEELRRLDADQVYAEALGATAGLTGLDQRAPQRVHVWKDPATAQRAEAGVTAHAGATANE, encoded by the coding sequence ATGATCGGGCTGTGGGACACCACCGGCAACGAGGTGGTCAAGGCGCTGGCCGCCGAGCGGCGCAGCGCGGGCGGGGTGGCCAGCGGCATGGCGCTCACCCTGATCGTCGTGGTGGACGAGAAGCGGGTCCGCGAGGCCGAGGCGGCGGCCACCATCGCCGCCGCCGCGCACCCGTGCCGGCTGCTCGTGGTGGTCCGCTCCGACATCGAGCGGGACCGCAACCGGCTGGACGCGGAGATCGTCGTGGGTGGCCGGCTCGGCCCGTGCGAGGCGGTGGTCACCCGGATGTACGGCCGGCTGGCGCTGCACGCCGAGTCCGTGGTGATGCCGCTGCTGGTGCCGGACGTGCCGGTGGTGACCTGGTGGCACGGTGAGCCGCCGGCCGAGATCGCGACCGACTTCCTCGGCGTGGTGGCCGACCGGCGGATCACCGACGCGGCGCAGGCCGCCGACCCGATCGCCGCGCTGCGGGAGCGGGCCTGCGACTACGCGCCGGGCGACACCGACCTGGCCTGGACCCGGATCACCCCGTGGCGCACGCTCGTCGCCGGCGCGTTCGACACCACCCAGGCCCGGGTCACCGAGGCGACCGTGGTCGCGCCGCGCACCGACCCGACGGCGGCGCTGATGTGCGGTTGGCTGAGCGCCCGGCTCGGCATCCAGCCGTCCTGGGAGCACACCGACGAGTTCCCGCGCATGCGCGAGGTGCAGTTGCGCTGCGCCAACGGCGACGAGCTGACGCTGACCCGCGACGACAGCATCGCCGTGTTCCGGCGTACCGGGCAGGAGGACCGGACGCTGCCGCTGGTCCGCCGGCCGCTCGGCGACGAGCTGGCCGAGGAGCTGCGCCGCCTCGACGCCGACCAGGTCTACGCCGAGGCGCTCGGCGCGACGGCCGGGCTGACCGGCCTGGACCAGCGTGCGCCGCAGCGGGTGCACGTGTGGAAGGATCCGGCGACCGCCCAGCGGGCCGAGGCCGGCGTGACCGCGCACGCGGGCGCGACAGCCAACGAGTGA
- the tal gene encoding transaldolase, whose amino-acid sequence MTDRLKELQNAGVAIWLDDLSRVRLTSGGLDKLRRESHVAGVTTNPTIFAKALSDADEYDWQLRDLATRDVDVEEAVRMLTTYDVRWACDVMRPSYDASDGVDGRVSIEVDPRSAHDADKTAAEAKALWWLVDRPNLFIKIPATEEGLPAITKTLAEGISVNVTLIFGLDRYSQVMEAFLAGLEQAKANGHDLSKIGSVASFFVSRVDTEVDKRLEKIGSDQAKALRGKAAVANARLAYERYGEVFSSDRWQKLADAGAHPQRPLWASTSTKNPDYRDVIYVEELIAPGTVNTMPEPVVHAYAEHGETQADTITGAYDDARQAFADLESVGVDLADVIATLEREGVEKFEASWLELLEGVKKSLAEAAKGAGSPHRAAEGNARNAQQAGGNA is encoded by the coding sequence ATGACGGACAGGCTGAAAGAGCTCCAGAACGCCGGGGTGGCGATCTGGCTCGACGATCTTTCCCGGGTACGACTGACCTCCGGCGGGCTGGACAAGCTGCGCCGGGAGAGCCACGTGGCCGGGGTGACCACCAACCCGACGATCTTCGCCAAGGCGCTGAGCGACGCCGACGAGTACGACTGGCAGCTCCGTGACCTCGCCACCCGCGACGTGGACGTCGAGGAGGCGGTCCGCATGCTCACCACGTACGACGTGCGGTGGGCCTGCGACGTGATGCGCCCCTCCTACGACGCCAGCGACGGCGTCGACGGCCGGGTCTCGATCGAGGTGGACCCCCGCTCGGCGCACGACGCGGACAAGACCGCCGCCGAGGCCAAGGCGCTGTGGTGGCTGGTCGACCGGCCGAACCTCTTCATCAAGATCCCGGCGACCGAGGAGGGCCTGCCGGCGATCACCAAGACGCTGGCCGAGGGGATCAGCGTGAACGTCACGCTGATCTTCGGCCTGGACCGCTACTCGCAGGTGATGGAGGCGTTCCTCGCCGGCCTGGAGCAGGCGAAGGCCAACGGCCACGACCTGTCCAAGATCGGCTCGGTGGCCTCGTTCTTCGTCTCCCGGGTCGACACCGAGGTGGACAAGCGGCTGGAGAAGATCGGCTCCGACCAGGCCAAGGCGCTGCGCGGCAAGGCCGCCGTCGCCAACGCCCGGCTGGCCTACGAGCGCTACGGCGAGGTGTTCTCCTCCGACCGGTGGCAGAAGCTCGCCGACGCCGGCGCCCACCCGCAGCGGCCGCTGTGGGCCTCCACCTCGACGAAGAACCCCGACTACCGGGACGTCATCTACGTCGAGGAGCTGATCGCCCCCGGCACGGTCAACACCATGCCGGAGCCGGTCGTGCACGCCTACGCGGAGCACGGCGAGACGCAGGCCGACACGATCACCGGCGCGTACGACGACGCGCGGCAGGCCTTCGCCGACCTGGAGTCGGTCGGGGTGGACCTGGCCGACGTGATCGCCACCCTGGAGCGCGAGGGCGTGGAGAAGTTCGAGGCGAGCTGGCTGGAGCTGCTGGAGGGAGTCAAGAAGTCCCTCGCCGAGGCGGCCAAGGGCGCGGGCAGCCCGCACCGGGCCGCCGAGGGCAACGCCCGCAACGCCCAGCAGGCCGGCGGGAACGCGTGA
- a CDS encoding RNA polymerase-binding protein RbpA: MPSNNVIRGTRIGSAPERFDQRTEPAPRRPVVYWCRHEHRVEFLIAAEAETPASWDCPRCGEPAGPEPGNPPGRQRAEPYKTHLAYVQERRTPEEGEALLAEALAALRRRRGRA; the protein is encoded by the coding sequence GTGCCCAGCAACAACGTCATCCGCGGCACCCGGATCGGGTCCGCCCCCGAGCGTTTCGACCAGCGCACCGAGCCGGCGCCGCGCCGCCCGGTCGTCTACTGGTGCCGCCACGAGCACCGGGTCGAGTTCCTGATCGCCGCCGAGGCGGAGACCCCGGCGTCGTGGGACTGCCCCCGCTGCGGGGAACCGGCCGGCCCCGAGCCGGGCAACCCGCCGGGCCGGCAGCGGGCCGAGCCCTACAAGACCCATTTGGCGTACGTGCAGGAGCGGCGCACGCCGGAGGAGGGTGAGGCGCTGCTCGCCGAGGCCCTGGCGGCGTTGCGCCGGCGCCGAGGTCGCGCCTGA
- the secG gene encoding preprotein translocase subunit SecG, translated as MPIWFAYTMITLLVITSVLLVLLILLHRGKGGGLSSMFGGGVSSSLAGSSVAEKNLDRYTVLVGIVWFACIVGLGLWLRLQMSSGT; from the coding sequence ATGCCGATCTGGTTCGCCTACACGATGATCACGTTGCTGGTCATCACCAGCGTGCTGCTCGTCCTGCTGATCCTCCTGCACCGCGGTAAGGGCGGCGGCTTGTCGAGCATGTTCGGCGGCGGCGTCAGCTCCAGCCTGGCCGGTTCCTCGGTGGCCGAGAAGAATCTCGACCGCTACACCGTTCTGGTGGGGATCGTCTGGTTCGCGTGCATCGTCGGGCTGGGGCTCTGGCTCCGGCTGCAGATGAGCAGCGGCACCTGA
- a CDS encoding phosphoglycerate kinase, whose product MSIRDLDDLLAEGVSGRRVLVRADLNVPLDKQTGDITDDGRIRAVLPTLSALVQAGAKVVVCSHLGRPKGAPDPQFSLRPVAGRLGELLDAPVHFAEDTVGDSARSTVAELADGQVALLENLRFNKGETSKDDAERGAFADQLAGLGDAYVDDAFGAVHRRHASVHDVPARLPHVAGRLVLREVEVLSKLTGAPERPYVVVLGGSKVSDKLAVIEALLPTVDRLLIGGGMCFTFLKAQGHEVGTSLLEEEMVETCRNLLERAPGKIMLPVDVVAADAFAPDAAHDTMPADGIPSHRLGLDIGPETVAGFAAVLSQAKTIFWNGPMGVFEMAAFANGTRGVAEAITKADAFSVVGGGDSAAAVRALGLDESSFGHISTGGGASLEYLEGKTLPGIAALEN is encoded by the coding sequence GTGAGCATCCGCGACCTCGACGACCTGCTCGCCGAGGGGGTGTCGGGTCGGCGCGTGCTGGTGCGCGCCGACCTGAACGTCCCGCTCGACAAGCAGACCGGTGACATCACCGACGACGGCCGGATCCGGGCGGTGCTGCCGACGCTGAGCGCGCTGGTGCAGGCCGGCGCGAAGGTGGTCGTCTGCTCGCACCTGGGCCGCCCGAAGGGCGCGCCGGACCCGCAGTTCAGCCTCCGCCCGGTCGCCGGGCGGCTCGGTGAGCTGCTCGACGCCCCGGTGCACTTCGCCGAGGACACCGTCGGCGACTCGGCGCGGTCCACCGTGGCCGAGCTGGCCGACGGCCAGGTCGCGCTGCTGGAGAACCTCCGGTTCAACAAGGGGGAGACCAGCAAGGACGACGCCGAGCGGGGCGCCTTCGCCGATCAGCTCGCGGGTCTCGGCGACGCGTACGTCGACGACGCGTTCGGCGCGGTGCACCGCAGGCACGCCAGCGTGCACGACGTGCCGGCGCGCCTGCCGCACGTCGCCGGCCGGCTGGTGCTGCGCGAGGTCGAGGTGCTCAGCAAGCTGACCGGCGCGCCCGAGCGGCCGTACGTGGTGGTGCTGGGCGGTTCGAAGGTCTCCGACAAGCTGGCCGTGATCGAGGCGCTGCTGCCCACGGTCGACCGGCTGCTCATCGGCGGCGGGATGTGCTTCACCTTCCTCAAGGCCCAGGGCCACGAGGTGGGCACCTCGCTGCTGGAGGAGGAGATGGTCGAGACCTGCCGCAACCTGCTGGAACGCGCGCCCGGCAAGATCATGCTCCCGGTCGACGTGGTGGCCGCGGACGCGTTCGCCCCGGACGCCGCGCACGACACGATGCCGGCCGACGGCATCCCCAGCCACCGGTTGGGCCTGGACATCGGGCCGGAGACGGTGGCCGGTTTCGCCGCCGTGCTGTCCCAGGCGAAGACGATCTTCTGGAACGGCCCGATGGGCGTGTTCGAGATGGCCGCGTTCGCCAACGGCACGCGCGGGGTGGCCGAGGCGATCACCAAGGCCGACGCGTTCAGCGTGGTCGGCGGCGGTGACTCGGCGGCGGCGGTGCGGGCGCTGGGTCTGGACGAGTCCTCGTTCGGGCACATCTCCACCGGTGGTGGCGCGTCTCTCGAATACCTGGAGGGCAAGACCCTCCCCGGCATCGCGGCTCTGGAGAACTGA